CCATCGTAGGTGCTGGCGATACAGCTGCAGAAGAGGCGACTTATCTCGCAAAATTGTGTTCGAAAGTTCACATGTTGGTGCGCCGTGATGAGTTCCGCGCATCTAAAGCAATGGTGCACCGCGTCATGAACACACCGAATATTGAAGTACATTACAACTCCGAGGCTAAAGAGGTTTTAGGGGATGGTCAAGTGGTGACAGGAATCCGTGTAATTAATAATAAAGATCAATCTGAGAAAGATCTTGAAGTAACAGGTTTCTTCGTTGCAATCGGTCATAAACCCAATACGGAGTTGTTTACTGGCGTATTGGAAATGGATGAAACAGGCTATCTGATTACCAAGCCAGATAGTACTGCAACCAATATACCAGGAGTGTTTGCCTGTGGAGATGTACAGGATAATATATTCCGCCAAGCGATTACTGCGGCTGGTACTGGTTGTATGGCTGCACTTGAAGCAGAAAGATATCTTGCTGCAAAAGAAAACGGAGAATAAGATCCTCCAAATCGTGGATACCTTTGGGATATCAACTCTAGCGAG
The window above is part of the Sphingobacterium sp. ML3W genome. Proteins encoded here:
- the trxB gene encoding thioredoxin-disulfide reductase, producing the protein MEFKQEVEHVQCLIIGSGPAGYTAAIYAARADMKPVVYTGIVPGGQLTQTTEVDNFPGYPKGITGPVMMEDLREQAERFGTSVRFGYVTKVDFTGDVHRVEIDGTVQVTADTVIIATGATAKWLGLESEQKYNGFGVSACAVCDGFFFKNQEVAIVGAGDTAAEEATYLAKLCSKVHMLVRRDEFRASKAMVHRVMNTPNIEVHYNSEAKEVLGDGQVVTGIRVINNKDQSEKDLEVTGFFVAIGHKPNTELFTGVLEMDETGYLITKPDSTATNIPGVFACGDVQDNIFRQAITAAGTGCMAALEAERYLAAKENGE